In Streptomyces rapamycinicus NRRL 5491, the genomic stretch CGGTCTTCGTGGCGGGCGTGGTGGTGGGCCTGATGGCCGGGCCCGGTCCGGCCATGCTCGCCGAGATGTTCCCGACCCGGGTCCGCTACACGGGCCTTGGGCTGGCGTACGCGCTGTCCAACGCGGTGTTCTCCGGATGCGCCGGGCTCATCATCACCGAGGTGATCAAGCACACCGGCGAGGTGGACACCCCGGCCTACTACGTGACGGTGACCTGCGCCATCAGCGTGGCCGCCCTGGCCACTCTGCGCGGGGAGCACCACCGCGGCGCGCTGCCCGGCGCGGCGCGGCCCACGACGGGGGCCGAGCGGGAGGAGGAGACACCATGCGGGTGATCGGACTGATGTCGGGCACGTCCCATGACGCGGTGGACGCCGCGGCGGCCGACCTGGTGCTCGACGGCGACACCGTGGTGCTCGCCCCGCTGGGGCTGGTCAGCGAGGCGTATCCGGAGGCGCTGCGGTCGGCGCTGAGCGCCGCGCTGCCCCCGGCGGCCACCACCATGCGGGACGTGTGCGCGCTCGACACCCGGATCGGCCAGGCGTTCGCCGCGCTCGCGGTCCGCGCCGACCGGGAGCTGTGCGAGGGGCGTACGGACCTCATCGGCTCCCACGGCCAGACGGTGTACCACTGGGCCGAGGGCGGGCGGGTGCACGGCACGCTCCAGCTCGGCCAGCCCGCCTGGATCGCCGAGGCCACCGGCTGCCCCGTGGTCTCCGATCTGCGCACCCGCGATGTGGCCGCGGGCGGCCAGGGCGCTCCCCTGGTCAGCCTGGTGGACGCCCTGTGGCTGCGCGGGCGGCCCGGTGTGTGCGCCGCCCTGAACCTGGGCGGGATCGCCAACATCACGGTGGTCTCCAGCGCCCGGGATCCGCTGGCCTTCGACACCGGTCCGGCGAACGCGCTCATCGACGCGGCGGTCTGCGATCTGACGGGCGGCCGGCTGGACCATGACGCGGACGGCGCCATGGCGGCGCGCGGTACCGTCCACGGGCCGCTGCTGGAGCGGCTGCTGGCCGAGCCGTACTACGCGCTGCCCGCGCCCAAGACGACGGGCAAGGAGCTGTTCCACGCGTCCTATCTGCGCGCTGCCCTGGCCGCCACGGGCCAGGTGCCCGACGATGACGTGGTCGCCACCGTCACCGGGCTGACGGCCCGCACCGTGGCCGACGCCGTACGGAAGGTGCACGCCACCGAGGTGATCGCCTCGGGCGGCGGCACCCGCAACCCCACCCTGATGGGGGCGTTGCGCCGGGAGCTGGGCCCCATCGGGCTGCGGACCTCCGACGACCTCGGCCTTCCGGCGGCGGCGAAGGAGGCGTACGCCTTCGCCGTCCTCGCCTTCCTGACCGCCCACGGGCTGGCCGGTACGGTGCCGAGCTGCACCGGCGCCCGCCATGCCGGCGTGCTGGGGTCGATCACCCCGGGGCGGCGCGGCTTCGGCCTGCCCGCGCCGGGGCGGTCCGCGCCCACCCGGCTGGAGGTCTTCCGCCGCTGAGCGGGGGGCGGCGTCTCGCGGCCGGTGGAGCCCCGCTGCGGGAAAGGGGATGTCGGCACCGGCCCTAGCGGGAGTACGTTTGGGAACGGCCCGC encodes the following:
- a CDS encoding anhydro-N-acetylmuramic acid kinase yields the protein MRVIGLMSGTSHDAVDAAAADLVLDGDTVVLAPLGLVSEAYPEALRSALSAALPPAATTMRDVCALDTRIGQAFAALAVRADRELCEGRTDLIGSHGQTVYHWAEGGRVHGTLQLGQPAWIAEATGCPVVSDLRTRDVAAGGQGAPLVSLVDALWLRGRPGVCAALNLGGIANITVVSSARDPLAFDTGPANALIDAAVCDLTGGRLDHDADGAMAARGTVHGPLLERLLAEPYYALPAPKTTGKELFHASYLRAALAATGQVPDDDVVATVTGLTARTVADAVRKVHATEVIASGGGTRNPTLMGALRRELGPIGLRTSDDLGLPAAAKEAYAFAVLAFLTAHGLAGTVPSCTGARHAGVLGSITPGRRGFGLPAPGRSAPTRLEVFRR